The window GAAATTCCTGGGTAAACAGCGCACGGGCTTTATCAAAATCCTGCTGCCATTGCTGGCTCATGGATTCAAACGTATCCGCCGGCAGAACCCAGTCGCCCTCTTTTTGGTAGCGGGCTTCAATATCCGTCACAAACTGCTGCAGTGAATGTTTGACCTTGTCAAACGCCTGTGGCGAATCGATACTGTCAGCCACATCGTCCAGAATATCATTGGCCATGGCAACGCCATCCTGGGCAACCTGACGCGCTTTCGGTAACGCGTCGGCGATACTTTCACGGTAGGACTCCAGCGCATCCTGCTGCTCGGAATTCAGCGCCTGTTTCTGACCTGACAAATACAGATTGTTGTCGTGATCCAGTAAGGCTGTCGCACCATTGGCGGTATGGATTTCAACATCAGAGCCACGGCTGAGACGCAGTTCATTTTTCACATCCACCGTCTGGCACTGAGCCGCCCACAAAGAGCCACTGGATAACAAAGAAATCACTAATACTAACTTTTTCATCATAGCCTCAGTTTGTCTGTTTTCGCTCACCATAACCAAAACCATTCAGCGCTTGGTTAGCCGCGTGTCAGTTATTGCTCTGACTGATGTGACCATCGTCAATGCTGCGCAGCATATGCTGTCGCCAAATAAAGCGCAAGCGTGGCGCATACATCTGCCGGTGACAGGTTCCATCGTGGTGGATTCAAAAAAAACTCAGTTGCCGGATCTGATCTTCCGGCTTTAACATTACGCTCAATCCAAGCAACCGAATTTCGCGTCCTTTTTGCCGTTTGAGCACCTCGCTCAGCAACAGCTTAAAATCTTCCAGTTCAAGCTGTGGGTGAATGTGCTCTATGGTGGTCTGCTGAAAATCGGCGAACTTCACTTTAATCCCCTGCTTGATGATACCGCGCTCGGCCGCGGCGCGGGTCAGACGAGCATCCAGTTCAGGGTAGAGACGCTGCTCAATCACCTGCCAGCACTCCTCGTAAGTCGAAATATTGTGGCTGAAGGTTCGCTCGACCCCGACCGACTTGCGCTCGCGTTCAACCACGACTTCTCGCTCATCAATGCCGTGGCTTTTCTTCCATAACGACGCTCCCAAGCGACCAAAGCGGCGCAGCAGCTCCCGGTAGTCACTGTTCTTAATATCTTCGCACACAAAAAAACCGGCCTGATTGAGCTTTTCCAGGCTGACTTTGCCGACCCCGGGTATCTTGCCCAGAGGCAGCTTATCGACCACGTCCTGAACCTGTTCCGGCGTCACCACATAACAGCCGTTAGGTTTGTTGATATCGGAGGCGACTTTGGCAAGAAACTTAACCGGAGCAACCCCGGCCGATGCGGTCAGATGCAGCTCATTCCAGATATCGCGCCGGATGGCTTCAGCAATCAGAGTCGCGCTACCGTGGCAAGCCGGTGATTCGGTGACATCCAGGTAGGCTTCATCCAGCGACAATGGCTCAATCAAATCGGTATAGCGCTGAAAAATAGCATGAATCTGGCGGGAAACGTCTTTATAAACCGACATGCGCCCGGGAAACCACCAGCAGGCCCGGGCACAACTTTATCGCCTGGGCCGTCGGCATCGCTGAATGCAAACCGAACTTACGGGCTTCATAGTTACAGGTGCTCAACACGCCACGCTGCTTCTCTGAACCGCCGACAGCCATCGGCCGGCCGCGGTAGTGAGGGTTATCCCTCATTTCCACAGCAGCATAGAAACAGTCCATATCAATATGGATAATTTTACGAATCCGCTCGGCCATCTTTGTTCAGTCAGTGATGATAGATTACTGGTTAAAAAAACAGTATACACCAGTTAAGCCGCGAATCGATCAGCATGAGCAACAATTCATCGATCTGCTTTCATCTGTCAGTGAAGCGAACAAGCCAATGAGACGTCCGGGAGGCACTGCTGTGTCTCAAGCAATCATTCAGGGACGCAGCATCACATCGAGCTGATCCACCAGCTCCGCCCAGTCAGCATCCTGTTCAATCGCCTGTTTGAGAAAATGCGCCTGGGATGCGCTCCAGAATCGCGCCTCATATAAAGGCGCACTGTCACGCTGATGCTTATGCTGAGTAATAAAATCGCGCATTTCCTGCGGACTGCTGCCTAACCCGAGCTGTTCAAACAGCTCCGCCATACCATGTTGATGCAGTTCCATAATTCCTCCAATAAGGGGATTGCTCTGATCCCATGAGTGCGTAAAACAATCTAACGTGTCAGGACACAATAAATATCCGAACCCGCTTTCATTGAGTATAGCGGTGCCAGGCGAAAGCACCTGCCAGGCCACAGGCATAAAAAAACCGGCCTGAGCCGGTTTTCTCTGCTATTTGGCTTTAAGCAATTATTAGCTTTTAAGCCGTGGCAACGAGTTAAGCAATGCGATCTTTTTCCCATGCCGCAATGCGTTCCGCACGGGCTGCTTCTCGCGCTTCGCGCTTCTTACGCGCATCACACGGCTCAGGACAGTTACACACTTTCTCGATGCCAACCGCACCCAGACCACCGCAGCTGCCTTTAACCACTTTTTTCTGGAAGATATAGCCGACCGCCATCGCAGCGATAACAGCCAGAAATACTCCGAATGTAATCAGAAAAGTATTCATAATTCCACGCTCACTCAGTTAATTACGGTTGAGATAAGGCTTGAAAGCACTTGATGCGACTTCTTTAAAACCATCGTCAGTCTTTACAATCATAAAGACCGGAACCTGGTTTTGTTCCGCAATCTCAATTCCTTTTTTATCGCCTAATACCATCAGGCCGGTCGCCAGACCATCGGCCGTCATACAGGACTTATCTAATACGGTAACAGATACTACACGGTTATGTATAGGACGCCCAGTCTGTGGATCGATAATGTGCGAGTAACGGACACCATCACGTTCAAAGTAATTGCGGTAATCACCGGAGGTGGCAATCGCCATGTCGCCCGGCTCAATGATTTCCTGCACGCTACGTTCATCAACGGTTGGTTTCTCCACCGCAATACGCCACGGCACACCATCACGGTTAAGGCCTTTGAGCCGGATTTCTCCGCCGACTTCCACCATGTAGTTGTGAATGCCCTCTGATTGCAGATAGTCAGCAACCACATCCACACCCCAGCCTTTGGCAATCGTTGACAGGTCAACATACAGATGCGGCAGATCTTTACTCAGCTTATTACCATCCACACTCAGATGATGAATACCGACATTCGCCTTACGCTCGGCCAGTTTCCTCGTCACTCGGTACCACTTCCGGACGTGCCTCAGGGCCAAAGCCCCACAGATTGACCAGAGGACCGACGGTCACATCCAGTGCGCCTTGCGTCACCTGATTAAGACGAATCGCCTCTTTCACCACGGTCGCAGTCTGCTCAGAAACCTCATACGGATCCGTACTCTGATGCTGATTAAAACGACTCAGCTCTGAATCCTTACGGTAGGTCGACATCTGGTCGTTGACCTGCTCCAGCAAGCGATCCACTTCGGTTTGCAAATCTTGTGACGACGGCTGGCCGTCCTGAACTATGTATTTAATGTTGTAGGTCGTGCCCATAGTCGGGCCACTTAAATGCACTTGCTGAGGTGGCTGCTCACAACCAGCCAACAGCATTAAGGATGCGAATGCAACAAGCCAGGTTTTCACTTGTTTACTCCTTGAGGTCAGTAAATAGATATAGGGAAATCCGAATCCCGGCGGTCAGCAGGCTCCTCGCCTTATTTACCTATATCTACTCAGATATGTCTCGGTGTGAATATATTGATACCCAAACCAGAGAGCCAAAAAAAGAATGGCTGACTCAAACGAGCCAGCCATAGAGATATCACTTACTGTGGATTAACCACCGAAGTCATCCAGCAGGATGTTTTCGTCTTCAACACCAAGGTCTTTCAGCATACCGATAACGGCGGCGTTCATCATTGGTGGACCACACATGTAGTATTCACAATCTTCAGGCGCATCATGGTCTTTCAGATAGTTTTCGTACAATACGTTGTGGATGAAGCCAGTGTAACCATCCCAGTTGTCTTCCGGCGTAGGATCAGACAGTGCACAATGCCAAACGAAGTTATCGTTCTCGCTTTGCAGCATGTCGAAGTCTTCTACGTAGAACATTTCACGACGTGAACGTGCACCGTACCAGAAAGACATCTTACGTTTAGATTGCAGACGTTTCAGTTGGTCGAAGATATGTGAACGCATCGGAGCCATACCAGCACCACCGCCGATAAAGACCATTTCTGCGTCAGTATCTTTGGCGAAGAACTCACCGAACGGACCAGAAATTGTACACTTATCACCTTCTTTCAGTGACCAGATGTAAGAAGACATTTGGCCTGGTGGTACGTCTGGGTTGTTTGGCGGCGGAGTCGCGATACGCACGTTCAGCATGATGATGCCAAACTCTTCCGGGTAGTTAGCCATTGAGTATGCACGGATGATTGGCTCATCCACTTTAGACTCGTAGCGGAACAGGTTGAATTTATCCCAGTCACCACGGAATTTTTCCGGTACGTCGTAATCGGCGTACTTAACATGGTGAGCAGGTGCTTCAATCTGAATGTAACCACCAGCACGGAAAGGTACTGATTCGCCATCCGGGATCTGCAATTTCAGTTCTTTGATGAAAGTCGCTTTGTTATCGTTAGAGATAACAGTACATTCCCACTTCTTAACACCAAAGATCTCTTCCGGCAGTTCCAGTTCAAGATCGTTTTTCACTGCAACCTGACAAGCCAGACGCTCACCTTCACGCGCTTCACCTTTAGTAATATGGTCAAGCTCGGTAGGGAGAATGTCGCCACCGCCAGATTTAATTTTCACACGGCACTGACCACAAGAGCCACCACCACCACAAGCAGACGAAACGAATACGCCAGAGCCCGCCAGGGCACCCAGCAGCTTACCGCCTGGTTGGGTCACGATCGCTTTTTCAGGATCGCCATTGATAGAGATTGTAATGTCACCTGTTGGTACCAGCTTAGATTTGGCGAACAGAATCACCAGAAACCAGAGCCAGAACAATCAGAGTAAACATCACTACACCAAGAATAATGTCCATTGACTATTCCTTTATTGTTGCGGTTTACCCGACTTACAGTTGAACACCAGAGAAAGACATAAAGCCCAGCGCCATCAGACCCGCTGTGATAAAGGTAATACCCAGACCACGCAGACCAGGAGGCACGTCAGAATATTTCATCTTCTCACGGATACCTGCAAGAGCGACGATAGCCAGCATCCAACCCAGACCAGAACCGAATCCGTAAACCACAGATTCACCGAAGTTGTAGTCACGTTGTACCATGAAAGATACACCACCAAAGATCGCACAGTTTACTGTGATCAGCGGCAGGAAGATGCCCAGCGCGTTGTACAGAGGCGGGAAGAAACGATCGAGGATCATTTCCAGAATCTGTACCAGCGCCGCAATTACACCGATAAAGGTAATAAAGTTCAGGAAGCTAAGATCCACTCCCGGAGCCAGCGCATCAGGTTTCAGAACCAGATTATAAACCAGGTTGTTAACTGGTACAGAGATAGTCAGTACAACAGTTACCGCAATGCCCAGACCAAATGATGTCTTAACTTTCTTAGATACCGCCAGGAAGGTACACATACCCAGGAAGAAAGACAGTGCCATGTTCTCGATGAAAATCGATTTAACCAGCAAACTAATATAATGTTCCATGACGCCCTTACTCCTTCGCTTCTACTTGTTCAGGTTTGAAGGTACGGATCGTCCAAATCAGGAAACCGATTAAGAAGAATGCTGAAGGTGCCAGTAGCATCAGACCATTTGGCTGGTACCAGCCACCTTTGCTGATCAGAGGCAGCACTTCCAATCCGAACACTTTGCCTGAACCCAGCAGCTCACGGAAGAAGCCCACAGTGATCAGTACAAAACCGTAACCCAGACCGTTAGCGATACCATCGATGAACGACGGAACCGGTGCTGACTTCATCGCGAATGCTTCTGCGCGACCCATTACAATACAGTTAGTAATGATCAGGCCAACGAATACCGACAGCTGTTTAGAGATGTCGTACAGGTATGCTTTCAGGATTTGGTCTACCACGATTACCAGTGATGCGATGATCGCCATCTGAACGATGATACGAACACTGCTCGGAATGTGGTTACGGATCAAAGACACGAAAAAGTTAGACAGAGCAGTAACAAACATTACCGCCAGAGTCATAACGAATGCCGTTTCCAGCTTAGTCGTTACTGCCAGAGCAGAACAGACACCAAGAAACTTGCAGCGCGATTGGGTTGTTATCCAATACCGGCGCGACAATGCTCTTTTTAAGATCTTTTGCGCTAGCCATTAGTTCAGACCTCCGTCACGAACTTTTGTCAGGAACGGACCAAAGCCCATGTCACCTAACCAAAAGTCGAATTGATGTTGAACACCATTACTGGTCAGTGTTGCACCCGACAGAGCATCAACACCGTGCTCAGAACCTGCTGGCGCGCCACCTTTCACGATTTTAATCGCTGGTTTGTGGTTTTCGTCATACAGCTTCTTACCTGGCCACTGGGCACGCCAAGATGGGTTTTCAACTTCGCCACCCAATCCAGGAGTTTCACCCTGTTCGTAGTAAGTAATGCCCGCAACAGTGTTGCCGTCTGTTTCTACTGCAACAAAAGCGTACATCATAGACCACAGGCCGTTACCGTGAATCGGCAGAATCACTTTAGACACTTTGTCGCCGTCTTTCACCAGGTACACTACGCCGGTATTTGAACGGCGAATGATCTTACCGAAGTCTTCATCTGCTGGCAGTTTGATTGACTCAGCAGGATCTTTCGCTGCTGCGCGCTGATCAAATTGCGCTGCGTTACCTTCGACAAAATCACCGGTCTTAAAATCAATCAGACGCGGTTCGATGTACTGAGCAAACAACTCAGGAACAGAACCTGACTCTTGAATACCCGCAACTTCGATGATTTTGCTTTGCTTGTCTAACAGTGCGTTACGTTGCTGTTTACTACGCAGACCCACTGCCGCTGTCGATACGATGATTGAGCACACCAGGCTCAATGCAATAACAACAAACAGCGTCTTTTTAATGCTATCGTTCTTACTTGCCATAGCGCGCTAGTCTCCGTTTGATGTTTTTCTCAACCACAATGTGGTCGAACAGCGGTGCAAATAGGTTCGCGAACAGAATCGCCAGCATCATACCCTCAGGGTAAGCCGGGTTAATCACGCGGATAAGCACACACATTAGGCCAATCAGAATACCGTATGCCCACTTCGCTTTATTAGTAAATGAAGCGGAAACCGGGTCCGTCGCCATGAAGAACATACCGAATGCAAAACCACCCAGAACCAGGTGCCAGTGCCAAGGCATGCTGAACATTGCGTTGGTATCTGAACCAATCACATTAAACAGGGTCGACAGCGCAATCATACCGATCATCACACCTGCGATGATGCGCCATGAAGCAATACCCATATAAACGATAAATGCAGCGCCGATAGCCAGAGCCAGCGTCGATACTTCACCAATAGAACCAGGAACATTACCGATGAAAGCATCCATCCAGGTAATTGCCTGGCCAGTTGCCGAGTTCACCAGAGCACCGTTACCGCCTTGTGCCCACTGGCTCAGTGCTGTTGCACCAGAGAAGCCATCTGCCGCAGTCCAAACCAGGTCACCAGAGATTTGCGCCGGGTATGCAAAGAACAGGAATGCACGGCCTGCCAGAGCAGGGTTCAGGAAGTTACGACCTGTACCACCGAACACCTCTTTAGCAACCACGACACCAAAGGTAATACCCAGAGCCGCTTGCCATAGTGGCAGCGTTGGCGGAACGATCAGTGCGAACAGGATAGAAGTAACAAAGAAACCTTCGTTAACTTCGTGCTTACGCACCATACAGAACAGCACTTCCCAGAAACCACCGACAATAAAGACAGTCGCGTAGATAGGCAGGAAGTAAGTTGCACCCAGCAGCATTTTGCTGCCCCAACCCGCGTCAGACGCAAGCGTGCCACCCAGCATCTCTGTCAACCAGTAATGCCAGTTGCCATCGATGATAGAGGTCAGTTGCGCACCCGCATACATGTGGTTTAGTGCTGCGATAGCCTGACCACCAGCGTTGTACATACCCCAGAACATTGCCGGGAATACTGCTAGCCAAACCATGATCATGATACGTTTCAAATCAACGCTATCACGAACGTGTGAGCTTTTTTTCGTCACCAAGCCAGGGGTGTAGAACACTGTCGCAACAGCTTCGTACAGAGCAAACCATTTTTCATGTTTGCCACCTGGTTCAAAGTGAGGCTCGATATCTTCAAGAAACTTTTTGAGGCCCATGAAAATTACCCTTCCTTCTCAATCTTGTCCAAGCACTCACGCAGAAGCTGACCGTACTCGTACTTACCCGGACATACAAAGGTACACAGCGCTAGATCTTCTTCGTCCAGTTCCAGTGCGCCCAGTGCTTGCGCACTGTCGGAGTCACCGGCACAAAGATCACGAAGCAACAGAGTCGGCTCCATGTCCAGCGGCAATACTTTTTCATAGTTACCGATTGGTACCATTGATCGATCACTACCGTTCGTCGTTGTGGTCATGTTGAACAGCTGACCTTTGAACAGGTGACCCAAGAAGGCACGGGTGACTGAGAATTTGTTCTTACCCGGCATAGCCCAGCCCAGGAAGTCCTTCTCGCGACCTTCACGCAGTACAGAGACTTGCAGATGGTAGCGACCAAGGTAAGCATGAGGACCAGACGCTTTCACACCAGACAGCACAGAGCCAGAGATAACACGCACTTCACCAGGCATGATTTCATTGCTGGTCAGTTGGTCAAGGCTTGCACCTAAAACGGTACGGATAAGACGTGGTTTGTTTACGACAGGGCCAGCCAGTGACACAACGCGCTCACTAAACAGTTCGCCAGTCAGGAACAGCTTACCAATCGCGATAACGTCTTGATAATTGATGCTCCAAGCCACTGTTTCTGCATTTACCGGATACAGGAAATGCATGTGAGTGCCAGGCAAACCGGCAGGGTGAGGGCCGTCAAAGACGTGCTCTTCTACGTTTGACTGAGAAGAACGTGGCAGGCTGTTGCCTTTCTTACACACGTAAACTTTGCCTTCAGTCAGAGCAGACAGCACATCCAAGCCAGCAACGAAGGCTTCGGATTGCTCATTGATGATCACCGCCGGCTCTGCTGCCAATGGATTGGTGTCCATTGCCGTAACAAAGATTGCCTTAGTGGTGGAATCAATAGCGGGAACCTTGCTGAACGGACGAGTACGCAGCGATGTCCAAAGACCAGATTCAACCAGTTGAGTTTTCACCGCTTCACGGTCAAGACTAGCTAGCTGATTGGCTTCAAACTTGTTGAAAGTTACCTGGTCATCACCTGCTACTTCAATCACTACGGATTGAAGAACACGTCTTGCACCACGGTTGATTTCAACAACTTTACCGCTGACAGGTGAAGTAAACAGAACCCCTGGATTCTTCTTATCTTCAAAAAGAAACTTGAGCTTTCTTTACTTCATCACCTACGCGAACATGCATCGTAGGACGCATGCCAACGTACTCTTCGCCAAGCAAGGCGACTTTGTTGATGGCTTTGCCATCACTAATCACCTGGGATGGAGTTCCTGCGATAGGAAGGTCCAAACCCTTTTTTATTGTAATCATACGCACTTGCACTACTTTTTTATCGGGAAAAAGATTCTTTAATTGCGTAAATTCGAGACGCACTGAACTCTGCGAGCTTGCATGAATAGAAGCGACTGCAGAAGTGGACTGTCTCTAGACACGACATTTTCAGTGTCCGCTTCTGGCTGTAAAAAGCCAAAACCGCAACATCCTATTAAAAATCTCAGCACCTAGTCAGAGTGAGATTTATCAGGTGCGATATTCTAGCACCTTTTCGGAACTTGATGCCATGATCAATCCCCTCATCAGTCGCTTTATTTGGGGTTAAATGAAGAAGCAGACCGATGTATTGACCATAAATTTGAAGCACCGCACACTTAACTAGTGCGGCTGTTTTCGCGCACTGGGTCACACATTTATTGACCAAAACAATGCTTGATTCTGATTTTATTAACGCAACTTGTTGAAAAGGTGTTAAGCATTTGCACACTCTTCCACCTGTTCGCGCAATGTTTAAACTTAATGGCCACCACCGACACACATCGGGCTGTCCGGGGCGCTGTTTTCCTTCTCATTCCATTCTTGTGGCGTATAGGTGTGAATCGCCAGCGCATGGATATGATTTGACAGCTCTTCCATCAGTGCCTGGTTGACCTGACGATGACGCGCCAGTAAACGCTGCCCAGCAAAACTGTCACTGACAACAATCACCTTAAAATGGCTTTCCGAACCAGGCGCAACATTGTGCATATAGCTCTCATTTATAACTTTAAGATATTCTGGCTGAAAAGCATTATGTAATTTGGTTTCAATCACTTCTTGAATCATAGGTATTCCTTGTCACGCGAACGCGGATAAACGTAAACCGGATGGCTCAACACCAGCATAGAGGCTTAGCGTATAAAGCGTCATTTAAGGCTGATGGCCTTTAAACTGATGGTCTTTAAATATGTGGCTTAGTTTACTCGCGCATGACGGGAAGAGAAAGGTTTTGGTTTCAACATCCATGTCCATTTGAGACAATGAACGC is drawn from Vibrio sp. CDRSL-10 TSBA and contains these coding sequences:
- a CDS encoding DUF2884 family protein, with translation MKKLVLVISLLSSGSLWAAQCQTVDVKNELRLSRGSDVEIHTANGATALLDHDNNLYLSGQKQALNSEQQDALESYRESIADALPKARQVAQDGVAMANDILDDVADSIDSPQAFDKVKHSLQQFVTDIEARYQKEGDWVLPADTFESMSQQWQQDFDKARALFTQEFLSGAFDAIAAKMSQDGGINLTELGNTMAQLRSRLEQRFSEHSQTIEEERQELCDSLDEMVQQEQQLHKKIPELKNYQVFTI
- a CDS encoding DUF2789 domain-containing protein, translating into MELHQHGMAELFEQLGLGSSPQEMRDFITQHKHQRDSAPLYEARFWSASQAHFLKQAIEQDADWAELVDQLDVMLRP
- the nqrM gene encoding (Na+)-NQR maturation NqrM, coding for MNTFLITFGVFLAVIAAMAVGYIFQKKVVKGSCGGLGAVGIEKVCNCPEPCDARKKREAREAARAERIAAWEKDRIA
- the nqrE gene encoding NADH:ubiquinone reductase (Na(+)-transporting) subunit E — its product is MEHYISLLVKSIFIENMALSFFLGMCTFLAVSKKVKTSFGLGIAVTVVLTISVPVNNLVYNLVLKPDALAPGVDLSFLNFITFIGVIAALVQILEMILDRFFPPLYNALGIFLPLITVNCAIFGGVSFMVQRDYNFGESVVYGFGSGLGWMLAIVALAGIREKMKYSDVPPGLRGLGITFITAGLMALGFMSFSGVQL
- a CDS encoding NADH:ubiquinone reductase (Na(+)-transporting) subunit D, translating into MSRRYWITTQSRCKFLGVCSALAVTTKLETAFVMTLAVMFVTALSNFFVSLIRNHIPSSVRIIVQMAIIASLVIVVDQILKAYLYDISKQLSVFVGLIITNCIVMGRAEAFAMKSAPVPSFIDGIANGLGYGFVLITVGFFRELLGSGKVFGLEVLPLISKGGWYQPNGLMLLAPSAFFLIGFLIWTIRTFKPEQVEAKE
- a CDS encoding Na(+)-translocating NADH-quinone reductase subunit C, with product MASKNDSIKKTLFVVIALSLVCSIIVSTAAVGLRSKQQRNALLDKQSKIIEVAGIQESGSVPELFAQYIEPRLIDFKTGDFVEGNAAQFDQRAAAKDPAESIKLPADEDFGKIIRRSNTGVVYLVKDGDKVSKVILPIHGNGLWSMMYAFVAVETDGNTVAGITYYEQGETPGLGGEVENPSWRAQWPGKKLYDENHKPAIKIVKGGAPAGSEHGVDALSGATLTSNGVQHQFDFWLGDMGFGPFLTKVRDGGLN
- a CDS encoding NADH:ubiquinone reductase (Na(+)-transporting) subunit B; the encoded protein is MGLKKFLEDIEPHFEPGGKHEKWFALYEAVATVFYTPGLVTKKSSHVRDSVDLKRIMIMVWLAVFPAMFWGMYNAGGQAIAALNHMYAGAQLTSIIDGNWHYWLTEMLGGTLASDAGWGSKMLLGATYFLPIYATVFIVGGFWEVLFCMVRKHEVNEGFFVTSILFALIVPPTLPLWQAALGITFGVVVAKEVFGGTGRNFLNPALAGRAFLFFAYPAQISGDLVWTAADGFSGATALSQWAQGGNGALVNSATGQAITWMDAFIGNVPGSIGEVSTLALAIGAAFIVYMGIASWRIIAGVMIGMIALSTLFNVIGSDTNAMFSMPWHWHLVLGGFAFGMFFMATDPVSASFTNKAKWAYGILIGLMCVLIRVINPAYPEGMMLAILFANLFAPLFDHIVVEKNIKRRLARYGK
- the bolA gene encoding transcriptional regulator BolA, whose product is MIQEVIETKLHNAFQPEYLKVINESYMHNVAPGSESHFKVIVVSDSFAGQRLLARHRQVNQALMEELSNHIHALAIHTYTPQEWNEKENSAPDSPMCVGGGH